The DNA window GCGGCTGTCGAGCAGTTGCACGCTGCCGGCCGAGCGCTCGACCACATTGCGGATCGACTCGGTACTCTCGCGCACCGTCTCGAAACGCTCACGGGCGTGTTCGACCACCCGCTCCATGGCCAATTTCATCTCCTCGGCGGTGGCGCCAGCCTGCTGGATCTCGCCCAACTGCTGCTCGACCAGCAACAGCAGGCGGTGGATCGAATCGCCGACCTCGCGCGTGGCATCGCCCGCCTCGCGGCTGCGCTCCAGCATCAGTTCGTTATCCTGGCGCACATGCCGCGACACCTGGATCACCCGTCCGACCACGGTGTCCAGGCTGTCGATGAAGCTGTTGAGCCAGCGTCCGAGATCGACCACCTCGTCGCGCCGCCGCGCTTCGACCGTCAGGCGCTGACACAGGTCGCCCTCGCCTTCGGCCAGGGTCCTCACCACATCACTCATCGCCTGCATCCGTCGCGCCAGCCGCTTTGGCCCGAACGCGGAGAAAATCCAGGCGCCAAGCACCAGCAGCAGCACATCCAGGCCATACAGGATGGGCTCGGGCAACCCGCTGTAGGCCTGCAACAGCGTACTCAGCAGCAACAGGCTGATCACTGTCGCCAGGTAGGTCTTCATCATGCCGAAGCTCAGCGAACGCCGACGAAAGACCTCCTCAAGATCACCCTCGCACATCATTCCCCAGCGGTCGGGCGAGCCCTGCAACTGGAACGTGGTGCCCTTGCCGACCACCGGGATGTGCCGGTAATCCGAGTAGCCCGGGTAGGCCACGTAAAGATTGGAACCCCTGGCGATGGTTTCCCGCACACCGGGGTGCAACTGCCCGGTGGCCGGGTCGGTGAAGCGCAGTTCCAGTTCGGTGTGGTGACGCACACGCACCTGCCCCCAGCGAGTGGGAATACCGTCCTTGAGGTTATCGCCCAGGCTGAAAGTGGAGTCTTCGAAACGCGAACGCGACAGCGCGGTACCCGGCTGGATCGACGGATCGAAGCGTGAGTCGACCATGAAGAGGTAGTTATCGCCGGACTCGGGGTAGATATGCCCCGCCTCGCGCTGGATCAGGTCGCCCAGCACATCGTTGGGTACCCGACCGCACAGGCAGCCCTGGCCATTGGGTAGCGGCTGGTAGAACATCAGTGTGACCGCATCGTGGAAACTGGACGTGGAAGCACCGAGGGACAGTGTCAGCGGGTCGCTGTAGGGCCCATGCAGGAAAGGTGCGCGCAGCCCCTGCTGCAGGGCGCGGATGTCCTGCTGTTGCCGTCCGACATGCCCGGCATGGCTGGAGGCACCGACCCGACCCGCTGGATCGATGACGAACAGTTCGGAGAAGTCAGGCATCTGCACGCGCTTTTCATCGAGCAGGCGGCTTTCCACCAGCAGTGCATCGCTGCCCAGCCCCTCGGCAAGCTCGGCCAGGTGCTCCCAATGGGCCGTCGCCCATCCCTGCAACAAACGCACGCGACTCTGCGAGATACCCTCGAAAGCCTGTCCGATGGCGGGCTGGATGTCACGGTTGAGCCAGCAGGACCAGCGCATCGCCATTTTCCCGGTCTTGCCGAACAACGGTAACCAATGACGCTCCTGGGCAGACAGATGCATCTTTGCCGTATCCACGCTCTGATTCCTTATGCTCATTCAGGGATACTGGCAAAAAGCAATTAACGGACCAGCGAATCGGAGGGCCAAAGCGAAATGCCAATGCACGCATTGTCATCAAGCTGACAACACGCCATGCCATGGCGCGCTGGACGGGAAAAGAACGAAAAGAGGCTGAACCGCGCAGTGGAAACGCCGTACGCGCAACTCCCCACAATGGCGCACGCTTGCCCGAATTGCCTCAGGTTGGTGCACGCAGAGCCGCAATCAGCGGCTCCAGCGAATACCCCAACTGAGGTGCCAGGAATGCCGAGCGCTCACGCAGCCCTTGCAGGTCGAGGGTTTGCTCCAGGTCGGCGGGAATCAGCAACACCACATTGCCCTCCTTCACCGGGCACTCCCAGTAATGCCGATGGAACAGGCCACGCAGCAATGCGGCACCCAGCGGCTGATCCGCATCGGTGCCCCACTGGTTGATCACCAGCCAGCCACCCGGATTGAGTTTTTCCTGGCAACGCTTGAGGAATGACCAGGCCAGGTGCGCGGCGGAAGGCCCGGTGTCGGTATAAAGGTCGACGAAGATCAGGTCGGCGCTTTCAGCCGAATCAAGCAGTTCCAGCGCATCGCCGATGCGGATATACAGACGCTCGTCATCCTCCAGCCCCATGTAGCGCATGGCCAGCTCAGGCACGGCCGGGCGCAGTTCGATGACTTCCACATCGTCCAGCGGCAGGAACTTCAGGCAGGCCTGGGTCAGCGTACCGCCACCAAGGCCCAGGAACAGCGCGGTTTCCGGAGCCTCATGCGCCAGCGCCCCCATGAGCATGGCGCGGGTGTAGTCGTACTCCAGCCAGCTTGGGTCGCGGGTAAAGACACAACTCTGCTCGATGCACTCGCCGAACTCGAGAAAACGGTAGTCACCGACCTCCAGCACACGAATCGAGCCGAAGTCGTCCTGCACTTCGGCCAGTAACCGCTCCTCGTCCTTGCTCATTTCTCTCTCATCGCACCGGTCCGGTGGTAAGCCTCTGGCTGTCTGGTCAGGCGCGCAGAGCGTTGGCGAAATCGGCGATCCAGGGCTGCGAATCGGTTTCCTGGTCGACCGTCTCGCTACCGTCGAGACGCAGCATCGGCTGAATCTCACGTACGCCCAGTTCCTGGTACAGCTCGCGGATCAACTCGCCGCCGCCGCAGAAGGTGTCGCCATAGCTGCTGTCGCCCAGGGCGATGACACCGCCAGGCAGGCCACTCCAGGCCGGAAAACGATCGCGAATCGCGCTGTACAACCCGACAAAGGTGTCCGGCAGCTCCCCCATGCCCGTGGTGGACGTCACCACCAACAATGCCTGCGGCTCGAAGGCCAGTACCTGCTCCAGCGTTGCACGCGGGTCGTGCCAGGTCTCGAAACCGGCGCTGGCAAGCAGGCTGGCGGCATGGCAGGCAACGTCTTCGGCAGTGCCATAGACGGTCCCGGAAAGAATGGCGACTCTCATTAAGCGGCTCCGTTACTAAATCCGAGTACTGAATACGAGCGCGGCATTATGCCCTAGAACCACATCGTTCAAGCTGCCCGGCGAAATAGGGATTGGCAGCCACGGCAAAATAGCGCAAGACCTACGCCGCTGGTCGGATACTCGGAACATCGCAACAAACTTATGGTCACGCCTCTGGTCCCACCTTGTGCCGGGCAACGACTCGCCACGGCAGCACAATCCTGTGTCTCGGTCTTCCAGGATAGTTCCACATGATGGCTACGAACCTTCTCACAAAAGCCGAGCTGCGCTATATCCACAAGCTGATGCGCAGCCCAAGCGATATCACCCACAAGGAAGGGGCCGGCTTTCATATCGACGGTGGCAGCAAGGCCAATGCCTTGCTGATGCAGCTTGCCAGCCAGAGCCAACTGACCTTCGAGGCCCAGTTCGACGAGTTCTGCATGTCCTTCCCGCTGCAACTGAGCGAAGACGAATTCCACAGCCTGCATCTGCAACTGGCACCGCCAACCATCTACGAGCGCGGCCCCACCCTGCGCACCTGGCGCCTGCAACTCGACCAGCCCCTCCAGTTAATCGAAGAAGACGGTGAAGAAAGCCCGCTGAGCGTGCACGAACTCTCGCCCGACAGTCTTCTGGTGGACATTGGCAACCGACGCAGCGCCCCTCGGCACTTCCACCTGCAACTGGCCCTCCCCGGCCAAGGCTTCCTGCAGATCAACGCGCGGCGTGTCCGCGAGCTGGCAGATGGCATGACAGCCTACGAAGTCGAGTTTCCCGAAGGCCGGGACGCCGAGCGGGTGCGCAGTTTCCTCTACGCGCAACACCAGAAACTGCACCCCGAATTGCAGCCGGAGTTGCCGGACGATCTGGTAAGCTGAGGCGCGCCGCCAGGGCGGCACCACTCAACCTCTGCCGACGGATCACCATGGACCACAAGGCCCCTATCCTGATCACTGGCGCCGGCCAACGCATCGGCCTGTACTGCGCCCAGCGCCTGCTGGACGAAGGGCAACCAGTCATCGTCAGCTACCGCCAGGAACGCGAAGCACTGGACGCCCTGCGCCAGCGAGGCGCCATCACCCTGCAGGCGGACTTCGCCGACAACCAGGGCATCCTGTCCTTCATCGAGCGGCTCAAGGCCCAGACCACCCACCTGCGCGCCATCGTCCACAATGCCTCCGACTGGCACGGCGACGAGACCGGGCAGCAGGCCGATGTCTTCCAGCGCATGTTCCAGGTGCACATGCAGGCGCCCTACCTGATCAACCTGCATTGCGCCGAACTGCTACGGCACGGTGGCGCAGCGGACATCGTGCACATCAGCGACGACGTCACCCGCAAAGGCAGCAAGAAACACATCGCCTACGCCGCCAGCAAGGCCGGACTGGAGAACCTCAACCTGTCCTTCGCCGCCAGCCTGGCGCCCGCCATCAAGGTCAACGCCATCGCCCCGGCGCTGATCCAGTTCAATCCGACGGACGACGACGAATACCGACGCAAGGCCCTGGCCAAGTCGGCGCTGGGCATCGAGCCCGGCCCACAGGTGATCTACCAGGCGCTGCGCTACCTGCTGGACACGCCCTACGTCACCGGAACCACCCTGGCCGTCAACGGCGGCCGCCACCTCATCTAGGAAGCCCTCATGCCACGACTCGAACCCGGCCTGGCCCGCATCCGCGTGAAGAACCTGAGCCTGCGCACCTTCATCGGCATCAAGGAAGAAGAAATCCTCAACCGGCAGGACGTCATCATCAACCTGACGATCCTCTACCCGGCCACCGACGCCGTGCGTGACAACGTCATCGAACACGCCCTGAACTACCGCACCATCACCAAGGCCATCATCCAGCACGTCGAGGACAATCGCTTCGCACTGCTGGAACGGCTGACACAGGAAATCCTCGACCTTGTCATGCAGCACGAGAGTGTGCGCTATGCCGAGGTCGAGGTGGACAAGCCGCATGCCCTGCGCTTCTCGGAGTCGGTCTCGATCACCCTGACCGCCCATCGCGACTGAACCATCCTCCACCACATCCAGCCTTACCCATCACCGGCGACACGCGAACAAAGGAACCCCAGATGACCGCTTCCCTGCAAGACTTCCGCACCCGCCTGCGCAGCAACGATCAC is part of the Pseudomonas sp. ABC1 genome and encodes:
- a CDS encoding PilZ domain-containing protein, whose protein sequence is MMATNLLTKAELRYIHKLMRSPSDITHKEGAGFHIDGGSKANALLMQLASQSQLTFEAQFDEFCMSFPLQLSEDEFHSLHLQLAPPTIYERGPTLRTWRLQLDQPLQLIEEDGEESPLSVHELSPDSLLVDIGNRRSAPRHFHLQLALPGQGFLQINARRVRELADGMTAYEVEFPEGRDAERVRSFLYAQHQKLHPELQPELPDDLVS
- a CDS encoding spermidine synthase; translation: MSKDEERLLAEVQDDFGSIRVLEVGDYRFLEFGECIEQSCVFTRDPSWLEYDYTRAMLMGALAHEAPETALFLGLGGGTLTQACLKFLPLDDVEVIELRPAVPELAMRYMGLEDDERLYIRIGDALELLDSAESADLIFVDLYTDTGPSAAHLAWSFLKRCQEKLNPGGWLVINQWGTDADQPLGAALLRGLFHRHYWECPVKEGNVVLLIPADLEQTLDLQGLRERSAFLAPQLGYSLEPLIAALRAPT
- the folX gene encoding dihydroneopterin triphosphate 2'-epimerase, translating into MPRLEPGLARIRVKNLSLRTFIGIKEEEILNRQDVIINLTILYPATDAVRDNVIEHALNYRTITKAIIQHVEDNRFALLERLTQEILDLVMQHESVRYAEVEVDKPHALRFSESVSITLTAHRD
- the folM gene encoding dihydromonapterin reductase, which translates into the protein MDHKAPILITGAGQRIGLYCAQRLLDEGQPVIVSYRQEREALDALRQRGAITLQADFADNQGILSFIERLKAQTTHLRAIVHNASDWHGDETGQQADVFQRMFQVHMQAPYLINLHCAELLRHGGAADIVHISDDVTRKGSKKHIAYAASKAGLENLNLSFAASLAPAIKVNAIAPALIQFNPTDDDEYRRKALAKSALGIEPGPQVIYQALRYLLDTPYVTGTTLAVNGGRHLI
- a CDS encoding methyl-accepting chemotaxis protein, giving the protein MSIRNQSVDTAKMHLSAQERHWLPLFGKTGKMAMRWSCWLNRDIQPAIGQAFEGISQSRVRLLQGWATAHWEHLAELAEGLGSDALLVESRLLDEKRVQMPDFSELFVIDPAGRVGASSHAGHVGRQQQDIRALQQGLRAPFLHGPYSDPLTLSLGASTSSFHDAVTLMFYQPLPNGQGCLCGRVPNDVLGDLIQREAGHIYPESGDNYLFMVDSRFDPSIQPGTALSRSRFEDSTFSLGDNLKDGIPTRWGQVRVRHHTELELRFTDPATGQLHPGVRETIARGSNLYVAYPGYSDYRHIPVVGKGTTFQLQGSPDRWGMMCEGDLEEVFRRRSLSFGMMKTYLATVISLLLLSTLLQAYSGLPEPILYGLDVLLLVLGAWIFSAFGPKRLARRMQAMSDVVRTLAEGEGDLCQRLTVEARRRDEVVDLGRWLNSFIDSLDTVVGRVIQVSRHVRQDNELMLERSREAGDATREVGDSIHRLLLLVEQQLGEIQQAGATAEEMKLAMERVVEHARERFETVRESTESIRNVVERSAGSVQLLDSRMGEIGNIVRLITDITTQTNLLALNAAIEAARAGEHGRGFAVVAGEVRSLAERTAHAAKDIRDMVESLQSETRQAVSLMEGGVADVDGSLRLSEQASSENHELHQAVARMFSAIQQLNERSLQYGQTVGGVEVVSGEMGSTLQVLQGSAERVRHTVGKLHSLVGRFRVSAGERKAA
- a CDS encoding flavodoxin, whose product is MRVAILSGTVYGTAEDVACHAASLLASAGFETWHDPRATLEQVLAFEPQALLVVTSTTGMGELPDTFVGLYSAIRDRFPAWSGLPGGVIALGDSSYGDTFCGGGELIRELYQELGVREIQPMLRLDGSETVDQETDSQPWIADFANALRA